A single window of Eisenibacter elegans DSM 3317 DNA harbors:
- a CDS encoding TonB-dependent receptor plug domain-containing protein, with product MSAFQQWFIVYAFLWAGGTVYAQTTDSLQMYRPTVDELLQKGVGGSIEANVSVAGFQETSLRETPGIVTLITAEEIRQSGAQDLIELLRLVPGLDFAHNYENAIGLGVRGNFAEEGKFLLLLDGLTINETSFGNLTFGQRLPLQNIERIEIIRGAGSAIYGGLAALAVINIITKKAADREGVYVALNGGAAAGRLGQMSALLQTNQRYRNDLELNASVWLNQGVRSPVNTTDPTGQYTFNYADSTRIQTFHTNIGLQYKGFEARLIHNNYQYQTLFNNLTVLQQDYLLQTRYQWNPTERLFLSHTASWRQHRPWWYSNFQGLPSEQRSIYEGYKTLNNRYLANTVAAYAWSNTLTTVLGTEFFVDQATYQVPGLVFYNNEPTLYLSNIAAFAELDFRPKFANFLIGARFDKQSTVNPAFVPRVAITKALKHWHFKLLYNNAFKAPTIQNIQFSDNNNIRPERIRNLEAEVGYRLSESFAIVANIYDIQITDPIVYVIDLQTSEEFYGNIGQTGTQGLELEFRWRKNGRLGLTANYSFYQTINNTIANYAIEGMPNLLLGFPAHKITALGFYNFGKNLSINVSALYFSDKYTYLFFDTARTDFRLQPFAGGTLLNANLRHERFGLQGLTLMLGIQNALAADQWLVNANTNGYEPLPLARRGFFFQLAYELGK from the coding sequence ATGAGTGCTTTCCAACAGTGGTTCATAGTATATGCGTTTTTGTGGGCTGGGGGAACGGTATATGCGCAAACAACGGACAGTCTTCAGATGTATCGCCCAACAGTAGACGAGCTGTTGCAGAAGGGGGTGGGCGGCAGTATCGAAGCCAATGTATCGGTGGCTGGCTTTCAGGAGACCTCTCTCCGAGAAACGCCCGGCATCGTAACACTCATTACGGCAGAAGAAATTCGACAAAGCGGCGCACAAGACCTCATAGAGCTGCTGCGTTTGGTGCCGGGATTGGATTTTGCACACAACTATGAAAATGCCATTGGGCTGGGGGTTCGTGGTAATTTTGCTGAAGAGGGCAAGTTTTTACTCCTATTAGATGGGCTGACAATCAACGAGACCAGCTTCGGTAACTTGACTTTCGGGCAGCGGCTGCCATTGCAAAATATCGAACGGATAGAGATTATCCGTGGTGCGGGTTCGGCTATTTATGGAGGCTTGGCCGCCTTGGCCGTAATTAATATCATCACCAAAAAAGCCGCCGACCGTGAGGGGGTATATGTAGCGCTGAATGGAGGAGCCGCCGCCGGAAGGCTCGGTCAGATGAGCGCCTTACTACAAACCAACCAGCGCTACCGCAACGACCTAGAGCTCAACGCTTCGGTATGGCTCAACCAAGGTGTACGCAGCCCCGTAAACACGACAGACCCTACCGGCCAATATACTTTCAACTATGCTGACAGTACCCGTATACAGACTTTCCATACCAATATCGGCCTCCAATACAAAGGTTTTGAAGCAAGGCTCATCCACAACAACTATCAATACCAGACATTATTCAATAACCTGACCGTACTCCAACAAGATTATCTCCTCCAAACACGCTATCAGTGGAATCCTACAGAGCGGCTTTTCCTCTCCCACACTGCTTCTTGGAGGCAGCACAGGCCTTGGTGGTACAGCAATTTCCAAGGGCTACCTTCAGAGCAACGCAGCATCTATGAAGGTTATAAAACCCTAAATAACCGCTATTTGGCCAATACTGTAGCCGCTTATGCTTGGAGCAATACCCTGACAACCGTATTAGGAACAGAGTTTTTTGTAGACCAAGCTACGTACCAAGTGCCCGGCTTGGTGTTTTATAACAATGAGCCAACGCTCTACCTGAGTAACATCGCCGCATTTGCAGAGCTGGACTTTCGGCCTAAGTTTGCCAATTTTCTGATTGGTGCACGCTTTGACAAGCAGAGCACTGTCAATCCTGCGTTTGTGCCCCGCGTTGCCATCACAAAGGCGCTGAAACACTGGCATTTTAAGTTACTCTATAACAATGCTTTCAAAGCGCCGACCATCCAGAATATCCAGTTTTCGGATAACAACAACATCCGTCCTGAGCGGATACGCAACCTAGAGGCCGAGGTAGGGTATCGCCTGAGCGAAAGCTTTGCTATCGTAGCCAATATCTATGATATCCAAATTACGGATCCAATTGTATATGTGATTGACTTGCAGACTTCTGAAGAGTTTTATGGCAATATCGGCCAGACAGGCACACAGGGTCTAGAGCTGGAGTTCCGCTGGCGCAAAAACGGCAGGCTAGGGCTTACAGCCAATTACTCTTTTTATCAAACCATCAACAACACCATCGCCAATTATGCTATAGAAGGAATGCCTAATTTGTTGCTTGGTTTTCCGGCACATAAAATCACTGCCTTGGGCTTTTATAATTTTGGCAAAAACCTTTCTATCAATGTTTCGGCGCTCTATTTTTCAGACAAATATACCTACCTCTTTTTTGATACAGCACGCACCGACTTTCGGCTACAACCTTTTGCCGGGGGGACACTACTCAATGCCAACCTGCGCCACGAGCGCTTCGGCTTGCAGGGCTTGACCTTGATGTTGGGGATACAAAATGCCCTAGCGGCTGACCAGTGGCTAGTC